ATAAGGCTACATTTCTACAGGAATGTTGGCGAGTACTGAAACCTGACGGTGTATTCCTAATGGCAACTTGGTGTCATCGTCCTGTGATGAGTGCTGATCGGCAAACAGCTACTCCCCTGACACCCGATGAGTTACAACATCTTGCCCGCATCTACAAGGTCTACTGTTTGCCCTACGTGATTTCCCTAGCCGAGTATGTAGCGATCGCCCAGGACATTGGCTTTCATCACATTCGCACAGATGATTGGTCTACAGCAGTGGCTCCCTTCTGGCAAGTAGTGATCACTACGGCCATGACTCCTCGCGCTCTATGGGGCTTAGTGCGATCGGGTTGGGACACCATACGAGCAGCACTATCCCTGAGGCTGATGCACCGTGGTTATCAACGTGGATTGATTCGCTATGGGCTACTGTGTGCCACTAAATAGCACTATGGAATAGCCCAACGGATTCATGCTAGGTCAGGGACTGGTTGATAGCGCTCACCACGCTTGTGGAATGCTTATGGAGAAGGACTAGCTGCTCCTGTGGGAGAAGCAGCGGGCGAACTGGGAGACATTCCAGGAGAGGCCGGAGCAGTGGGGGAAGGAGAGACTGCTGGAGCAGGTTCCTTGGTTCCCAGGATGCTAGGATCTCCGTTGTCATAGAAACCAGCAATACAAGCAATCATCAGAGTTGCTAGGGTACCTGCAAACAGAGCTTTCCAGCCTAGGGCGGAAATATCTTTGCGGCGGGAAGGGGCAAGGGCGATCGTGCCTCCTACAAAGATCCCTACCGAGGCAATGTGAGCAAACCCAGATAATGCATAGCTGACAATCAGCACCGTGCGGGAACTCAGGGGATTGTCTGGCCTAGCACCCGCTGCTGCCAACGCTTGGTACGGCGGGATTGCCGTCTCGGTCAAGCGACGACCAATAATCACTGCTGCTTCCCAAGACTCCTGGAGAGACACACCCGTCAACAAGGTCAGTGGATAAAACAAAACGCCTTCAATATTGGCAAGGGTAACGACACTAAAGAAGGAGCCGATCGCCTGTAGGATGCCGATGTCAGAGTTTTGTAAGCCTGCTAACCCAGCAAACAGTTGGTTAATTAAAGATACTAAGCCAACAATTAAAATTAGCACCGCCGCGATCGATACCGCCATTTTCACCCCATCTAGCGCTCCTAAAATGGCTGCATCCAAGGGACTAACTCGCTCGATCGGCTCACCACCAACGGTCTCGGTAGGAGCTTGCTCGTCCTTATCTTCAACAGGTGTCACACTGACTGGCTCTTCTATAGGAATGCCGCCTGCTGTGACGGGCGTTTCCACCTCAGGCACCAAAATTTTGGATAGAACGAAACAGGCCGGAATAGCCATAATCGATGCAGATACTAAGTGTCCCAGGATACTCGGTAAGACATCCTTGAGGAAACCAACATAAATGGCCAGAGTGGAGGAGGCTGCGGTGCCAAAGCAGCAGGCTAAGATAGCACAAATCTCACTGCGGGTCATTTTGGGGATGAAGGGCTTGACGGCGATCGCAGCCTCAATGCCCACAAATATATTAGCTGCGCCACTCAAAGCCTCTGCACCACTCAGCCGCATAGTTGCATAAAAAATCTTGGCAAATACCGCCGTCACAGCACGGATAATCCCCAGATTATCTAACAACGCCATCAATGCTGAAAAGAAAACCACGGCTGGTAATGCCCGAAACGCAAAGATGTAACCCAAATTGACATCAGCAGGACGGGTTGGTAAGGGCACAAGATTTTTACCAAACACAAAATTGGCCCCAGTATCAGCCGCCAAAAACACACTATCCAAAAGCTCACTGAACCCTATCAGAGCCTGTCGAGTGGGTGGAAACCGGAACACAAAGAAGCCCAGTAAAAGCTGCAAGAGAATGCCGCCAATGATTACACGCCAAGGTACAAATTTACGATGTTCTGAAAAGATCCACGCAACAACGCAAAGACCAAAAATACCAACAAAAGAAATCAGATTGAGATATGTCATGGGGTTGAAATCCTTACCCTGATTGATGTTGACACTAGCGCGCTGGCTACAGCTACATCATGTGCCTGCCATGCTGTTATGCACTCCCATGGCAGGGATGATAACACCCAAGCTGGGTCACAGCACTTTATCTTTAAATCTTTTGCTAGGTAGGCGCTCAGGTTTAATGGTCAAGAAGGGGATTGGAGGCTTCGCCCCTAGGAAGTTGCACTGTACCTAAAAATTGTGAGTATGCTGGTATGTGTTAGTAGTGGGCTATGGGTTCCCGTTGGAAATTTTAATCTTGTGCTTGTTTGCCGGTGGATTGGGCTATGAAGCT
The Cyanobacteriota bacterium DNA segment above includes these coding regions:
- a CDS encoding SAM-dependent methyltransferase, producing KATFLQECWRVLKPDGVFLMATWCHRPVMSADRQTATPLTPDELQHLARIYKVYCLPYVISLAEYVAIAQDIGFHHIRTDDWSTAVAPFWQVVITTAMTPRALWGLVRSGWDTIRAALSLRLMHRGYQRGLIRYGLLCATK
- a CDS encoding nucleoside:proton symporter — translated: MTYLNLISFVGIFGLCVVAWIFSEHRKFVPWRVIIGGILLQLLLGFFVFRFPPTRQALIGFSELLDSVFLAADTGANFVFGKNLVPLPTRPADVNLGYIFAFRALPAVVFFSALMALLDNLGIIRAVTAVFAKIFYATMRLSGAEALSGAANIFVGIEAAIAVKPFIPKMTRSEICAILACCFGTAASSTLAIYVGFLKDVLPSILGHLVSASIMAIPACFVLSKILVPEVETPVTAGGIPIEEPVSVTPVEDKDEQAPTETVGGEPIERVSPLDAAILGALDGVKMAVSIAAVLILIVGLVSLINQLFAGLAGLQNSDIGILQAIGSFFSVVTLANIEGVLFYPLTLLTGVSLQESWEAAVIIGRRLTETAIPPYQALAAAGARPDNPLSSRTVLIVSYALSGFAHIASVGIFVGGTIALAPSRRKDISALGWKALFAGTLATLMIACIAGFYDNGDPSILGTKEPAPAVSPSPTAPASPGMSPSSPAASPTGAASPSP